In bacterium, a single window of DNA contains:
- the glmM gene encoding phosphoglucosamine mutase — protein sequence MTPRKYFGTDGIRGVANQDPMTTEVAMRVGRAAAYHFRREDGLHRVIIGKDTRRSSYMLEFAMAAGICAAGVDAFLVGPLPTPGIAFLTRDMRADAGVVISASHNPFQDNGIKFFDSHGFKLPDEVEHRIEDIMDAREAETHPATAADVGRAYRIDDAMGRYIVFLKKAFPAELTLEGMRIVLDCSNGAAYKVAPAVFLELGASLTIIGNRPNGLNINEDCGAQHPKAMADTVKAVSADIGIAFDGDADRVVIADETGAIVDGDHLMAATAKALLAQDRLSRRTLVTTVDSNKGLDVAMLEAGGQVVRTDVGDRYVIEAMQAGGFNYGGEKSGHMIFLDEHTTGDGVMSALQILATQLRSGRPASEFFHGAMRDFPQARKNIRVRAKPPLEEIAGLAKILDSARSELGERGRVLVRYSGTESLCRVIVEGEHAERIDAIAADIDACIGGAVGEA from the coding sequence ATGACTCCACGAAAATATTTCGGCACCGACGGCATCCGCGGCGTCGCCAATCAGGATCCGATGACCACTGAGGTCGCGATGCGCGTTGGCCGCGCCGCCGCGTATCACTTCCGGCGCGAAGATGGCCTCCACCGCGTCATCATCGGCAAAGACACGCGGCGCAGCAGTTACATGCTGGAGTTCGCCATGGCCGCCGGCATCTGCGCGGCGGGCGTCGACGCTTTTCTGGTCGGACCGCTGCCGACGCCGGGCATCGCCTTCCTCACGCGCGACATGCGCGCCGACGCGGGCGTCGTTATATCCGCGAGCCACAACCCGTTTCAGGACAACGGCATCAAGTTTTTCGATTCGCACGGATTCAAGTTGCCCGACGAGGTCGAGCACCGCATCGAGGACATCATGGACGCGCGCGAGGCGGAAACGCATCCCGCCACCGCCGCGGACGTCGGCCGCGCGTATCGCATCGACGACGCGATGGGCCGCTACATCGTCTTCCTCAAGAAGGCATTTCCCGCGGAGCTAACGCTCGAGGGCATGCGGATCGTGCTCGATTGCTCGAACGGCGCGGCCTACAAAGTGGCGCCCGCGGTGTTTCTCGAGCTCGGCGCCTCGCTGACGATCATCGGAAACCGCCCGAACGGACTGAACATCAACGAGGACTGCGGCGCGCAGCATCCGAAGGCGATGGCCGACACCGTGAAGGCGGTCAGCGCGGACATCGGCATCGCGTTTGACGGCGACGCGGATCGCGTGGTGATCGCCGACGAAACCGGCGCGATCGTCGACGGCGATCACCTTATGGCCGCGACCGCGAAGGCGCTTTTGGCCCAGGACCGCCTTTCCAGACGGACGCTCGTCACGACCGTGGACAGCAACAAGGGGCTCGATGTCGCCATGCTCGAGGCCGGCGGGCAGGTGGTTCGCACCGATGTCGGCGACCGCTACGTCATCGAGGCGATGCAGGCCGGCGGCTTCAATTACGGCGGCGAAAAAAGCGGCCACATGATCTTTCTCGACGAGCACACCACGGGCGACGGCGTCATGAGCGCGTTGCAAATCCTCGCGACGCAGTTGCGGTCGGGCCGGCCCGCGTCCGAATTCTTCCACGGCGCCATGCGCGATTTTCCCCAGGCGCGAAAGAATATCCGCGTGCGCGCCAAGCCGCCTTTGGAGGAGATCGCCGGCCTTGCGAAAATTCTCGACTCCGCGCGATCGGAACTTGGCGAAAGGGGCCGCGTGCTCGTGCGTTATTCGGGCACCGAATCGCTGTGCCGCGTGATCGTCGAGGGTGAACACGCCGAACGCATCGACGCGATCGCGGCGGACATCGACGCCTGCATCGGTGGCGCGGTCGGCGAGGCGTGA